The Pantoea nemavictus genome includes a region encoding these proteins:
- the mdtD gene encoding multidrug transporter subunit MdtD, translating to MIRSARSMAGLPWIAAMAFFMQALDATILNTALPAIAVSLERSPLAMQSTVISYTLTVAMLIPVSGWLADRYGTRKVFIIAVSLFTLGSLACALSGSLSMLVISRVVQGIGGAMMMPVARLALLRAYPRSELLPVLNFVTMPGLVGPILGPMLGGLLVTYASWHWIFLINIPIGIAGIFYARKYMPDFTTPKRRFDFLGFLLFGLGLVLISVGIELFGERVVLPWQALLVLFSGVALLLLYIVHARRHPAPLINLPMFKTRTFSVGIIGNIASRLGTGCIPFLMPLMLQVGFGYPALIAGCMMGPTAIGALLAKSTVTQVLRRFGYRHTLVGITIIIGMLIATFSLQSPGGSVVMLLAALLILGMAMSTQFTAMNTITLADLNDENASGGNSVLAVTQQLSISFGVAVSAAVLRFYQDVEATTVAQFHATFLTMGVVTVLSAFTFMMLRPGDGRNLIANREKKKKAA from the coding sequence ATGATTCGCTCCGCGCGCAGTATGGCCGGCTTGCCCTGGATCGCCGCCATGGCGTTTTTCATGCAAGCACTCGATGCCACCATCCTTAATACCGCGCTTCCCGCTATTGCCGTCAGTCTCGAACGATCTCCTCTTGCCATGCAATCGACTGTCATCAGTTACACGCTTACGGTAGCGATGCTGATCCCGGTAAGTGGCTGGCTGGCCGATCGCTACGGCACTCGCAAAGTTTTTATCATTGCCGTTTCTCTGTTTACGCTGGGTTCACTGGCTTGTGCCTTATCCGGCTCGTTGAGCATGTTGGTGATATCTCGCGTGGTACAGGGGATTGGCGGAGCGATGATGATGCCCGTCGCGCGTTTAGCACTTCTGCGCGCATATCCCCGCAGTGAACTGCTGCCCGTTTTAAACTTCGTCACCATGCCAGGTTTAGTGGGACCGATTCTTGGCCCGATGCTTGGCGGCTTGCTGGTAACTTACGCCAGCTGGCACTGGATATTCCTGATCAACATTCCCATCGGTATCGCGGGCATCTTTTATGCGCGCAAATATATGCCGGACTTTACGACGCCGAAACGCCGCTTTGATTTTTTAGGTTTCCTGCTGTTTGGCTTAGGCCTGGTGCTGATTTCTGTCGGCATTGAACTGTTTGGCGAGCGTGTTGTGCTGCCGTGGCAAGCGTTATTGGTGCTGTTTAGCGGCGTCGCGTTACTTCTTCTTTATATAGTGCATGCACGTCGCCATCCGGCACCGCTGATCAATTTACCGATGTTTAAAACCCGTACCTTTTCGGTCGGCATCATTGGCAACATTGCCTCGCGTCTGGGAACCGGCTGTATTCCGTTCCTGATGCCGCTGATGTTACAGGTAGGCTTTGGTTATCCCGCACTGATTGCCGGTTGTATGATGGGACCGACGGCGATTGGCGCGCTGCTGGCGAAATCGACGGTGACGCAAGTGCTACGCCGCTTCGGCTATCGTCATACGCTGGTTGGTATCACCATTATTATCGGCATGCTGATTGCCACCTTCTCACTGCAATCGCCGGGCGGCAGCGTAGTCATGTTGCTGGCGGCACTGTTGATTCTGGGGATGGCGATGTCGACGCAGTTCACCGCGATGAATACCATCACGTTAGCGGATTTAAATGATGAGAACGCCAGCGGCGGGAACAGTGTGCTGGCGGTAACGCAGCAGCTGTCGATCAGCTTTGGTGTGGCGGTGAGCGCCGCGGTACTGCGTTTCTATCAGGATGTCGAGGCGACAACCGTCGCGCAATTCCACGCCACCTTCCTAACAATGGGCGTCGTCACCGTGTTGTCAGCTTTCACCTTCATGATGTTACGTCCGGGCGATGGCCGAAATCTCATCGCCAACCGCGAGAAAAAGAAGAAAGCCGCTTAA
- the rbsC gene encoding ribose ABC transporter permease, which yields MSTQTLPASRRWFSKAWLLEQKSLIALIVLIAVVASQSPNFFTLPNMFNILQQTSVNAIMAVGMTLVILTSGIDLSVGSLLALTGAVAASIVGLEVNALVAVAASLALGAAIGAITGVIVARGKVQAFIATLVMMLLLRGVTMVYTNGSPINTGFNDNADLFGWFGIGRPLGIPTPVWLMAVVFALAWYMLHHTRLGRYIYALGGNEAATRLSGISVNRVKIIVYSLCGLLAALAGTIEVARLSSAQPTAGTGYELDAIAAVVLGGTSLAGGKGRIMGTLIGALILGFLNNGLNLMGVSSYYQMIVKAVVILLAVLVDNKSSK from the coding sequence ATGAGCACCCAAACCTTACCCGCCAGCCGTCGTTGGTTCAGCAAAGCCTGGCTGCTAGAGCAGAAATCCCTGATTGCGCTGATTGTGCTGATCGCCGTGGTCGCCAGCCAGAGCCCGAATTTCTTCACGCTGCCAAACATGTTCAATATCCTGCAGCAGACATCGGTCAACGCCATTATGGCGGTGGGGATGACGCTGGTGATTCTGACCTCGGGCATTGATTTGTCGGTGGGATCGCTACTGGCGCTGACGGGTGCCGTCGCGGCGTCAATCGTCGGATTAGAAGTGAATGCGCTGGTAGCCGTTGCGGCTTCGCTGGCGCTGGGCGCGGCAATTGGTGCTATTACCGGCGTGATTGTCGCACGCGGCAAGGTGCAGGCTTTTATCGCTACGCTGGTAATGATGCTGCTGCTGCGCGGTGTCACCATGGTTTATACCAACGGTAGTCCAATTAACACCGGTTTTAACGATAACGCCGATCTGTTCGGCTGGTTCGGCATCGGCCGTCCATTGGGCATTCCTACACCGGTATGGCTGATGGCGGTGGTGTTCGCACTGGCGTGGTACATGCTGCATCACACGCGCCTCGGACGTTACATCTATGCGCTGGGCGGTAACGAAGCGGCTACGCGTTTATCCGGTATCAGCGTTAACCGCGTCAAAATCATCGTCTATTCGCTGTGCGGTCTGCTGGCGGCATTGGCGGGCACCATCGAAGTGGCTCGCCTTTCTTCTGCACAACCCACGGCAGGTACCGGTTATGAACTGGATGCCATTGCTGCGGTGGTGCTGGGCGGTACCAGCCTGGCGGGCGGTAAAGGTCGCATTATGGGCACGCTGATTGGTGCGTTAATCCTCGGTTTCCTGAATAACGGCCTGAATCTGATGGGCGTATCGTCTTACTACCAAATGATTGTTAAAGCCGTCGTCATTCTGCTAGCGGTGCTGGTGGATAACAAAAGCAGTAAATAA
- the qseB gene encoding quorum sensing response regulator transcription factor QseB, giving the protein MRILLIEDDTLIGDGLKVGLTKLGFSVDWFVSGESGFQALTAAPWDAVVLDLSLPERDGLDILRQWRQQGHDVPVLILTARDALDQRVQGLQLGADDYLCKPFALTEVAARLQALIRRRHGQLQPELKHGKVVMAPGSHSVMCDGEAVSLKSRELALLELFLRNPGRVLTRSQLEEKLYSWNEDVSSNAVEVHIHHLRKKLGSQFIRTVHGVGYTLGAAE; this is encoded by the coding sequence ATGCGCATTTTACTGATTGAAGATGACACGCTGATTGGTGACGGATTAAAAGTCGGGCTCACCAAACTCGGCTTCAGCGTGGACTGGTTTGTCTCCGGCGAAAGCGGGTTTCAAGCGTTAACAGCGGCCCCCTGGGATGCGGTGGTGCTGGATCTGTCGCTGCCCGAGCGCGACGGTCTGGATATCCTGCGCCAATGGCGCCAGCAAGGACACGATGTGCCAGTTCTGATCCTTACCGCGCGTGATGCGCTCGATCAGCGTGTGCAGGGATTGCAGCTCGGCGCCGATGATTACCTGTGCAAGCCGTTTGCGCTGACAGAAGTGGCGGCGCGCTTGCAGGCGCTGATCCGTCGTCGTCACGGGCAACTACAGCCCGAACTCAAACACGGCAAGGTGGTGATGGCGCCCGGCAGCCACAGCGTAATGTGCGATGGCGAAGCCGTCAGCCTGAAGAGCCGTGAACTGGCGCTGCTGGAGCTGTTTCTGCGCAACCCTGGCCGCGTGCTGACGCGCAGTCAGCTGGAAGAAAAACTGTATAGCTGGAATGAGGATGTCTCCAGCAATGCGGTGGAAGTGCACATTCATCATCTGCGTAAAAAACTCGGTAGCCAGTTTATTCGCACCGTGCATGGTGTGGGCTATACGCTGGGAGCGGCGGAATGA
- the rbsD gene encoding D-ribose pyranase — translation MKKGRLLNAEVSHVIARLGHTDTLTIADAGLPIPAGPQRIDLALTPGTPEFLQVVDVITQEMQVESALMAEEIKQHNPQLHSALLAVLEALQRHQGNVITIRYTSHEQFKQQTQRSQAVIRSGECSPYANVILSAGVTF, via the coding sequence ATGAAAAAAGGTCGCTTGTTAAACGCTGAAGTCTCTCATGTGATTGCCCGCCTGGGGCACACCGATACGCTGACGATTGCAGATGCAGGCTTGCCGATTCCGGCCGGTCCACAGCGCATCGATCTGGCGTTAACGCCGGGTACGCCCGAATTTTTACAGGTGGTCGACGTTATCACGCAGGAGATGCAGGTCGAAAGCGCCCTGATGGCGGAGGAGATTAAGCAGCATAATCCGCAGCTCCACAGCGCACTGCTCGCCGTGCTCGAAGCCTTGCAACGGCACCAGGGGAATGTCATTACCATCCGTTACACCAGCCATGAACAATTCAAACAACAAACGCAGCGTAGTCAGGCGGTCATTCGCAGCGGAGAGTGTTCTCCGTATGCGAATGTCATCCTGAGCGCTGGCGTGACCTTCTGA
- the rbsR gene encoding ribose operon transcriptional repressor RbsR — protein sequence MKDVARLAGVSTSTVSHVINNNRFVSEQVREKVDQAIRELNYAPSALARSLKLKQTRTIGMLLTASSNPFYSEVVRGVENSCYERGYSLILCNTEGDEERMNRSLETLMQKRVDGLLMMCTETHLPSAEILNRYPSVPMVMMDWAPFEGRGDIIQDNALLGGELATQHLIDRGYTRIACIAGPQDKTPARLRLEGFHKAMANRGLSVPPGYVVDGDFEFQGGFNAMNQLLALDALPEAVFTSNDAMAVGVYHALFQAGLRVPQDIAVMGYDNIELARYLTPPLSTIHQPKDELGELAIDTLIHRMSDPDASQQTLVLTPELVERGSV from the coding sequence ATGAAAGATGTCGCTCGCCTGGCGGGCGTCTCTACCTCCACCGTTTCTCACGTCATCAATAACAATCGCTTTGTCAGCGAGCAGGTGCGGGAAAAGGTGGATCAGGCGATTCGCGAACTCAACTATGCGCCGTCCGCGCTGGCGCGCAGCCTGAAGCTCAAGCAAACGCGCACCATTGGCATGCTGCTGACCGCCAGCAGTAACCCGTTCTATTCTGAAGTGGTGCGTGGCGTGGAGAATAGCTGCTACGAACGCGGCTATAGCCTGATTCTGTGCAATACCGAAGGCGATGAAGAACGCATGAATCGCAGCCTCGAAACGTTGATGCAAAAGCGTGTCGATGGTTTGCTGATGATGTGTACCGAAACCCATCTGCCGTCGGCGGAGATCCTCAATCGTTATCCGTCGGTGCCAATGGTGATGATGGACTGGGCGCCATTTGAAGGGCGCGGTGACATTATTCAGGATAACGCGCTGCTGGGCGGCGAGCTGGCCACTCAGCATCTGATCGATCGCGGCTACACGCGTATTGCCTGTATTGCGGGACCGCAGGATAAAACCCCGGCGCGTTTGCGTCTGGAAGGTTTCCATAAAGCGATGGCCAACCGCGGATTGTCGGTGCCGCCGGGCTACGTCGTCGATGGCGATTTCGAGTTTCAGGGCGGTTTCAATGCGATGAACCAGCTGCTGGCGTTAGATGCGTTACCTGAAGCGGTGTTTACCAGTAACGATGCTATGGCGGTTGGCGTCTATCACGCTTTGTTCCAGGCCGGCTTGCGTGTGCCGCAGGATATTGCGGTGATGGGCTATGACAACATCGAGCTGGCGCGTTACCTGACGCCGCCGCTTAGCACCATCCATCAACCGAAAGATGAGCTCGGCGAACTGGCGATTGATACCTTGATTCATCGTATGAGCGATCCCGACGCCAGTCAGCAAACGCTGGTGCTGACGCCGGAGCTGGTGGAGCGCGGTTCGGTTTAA
- a CDS encoding YgiW/YdeI family stress tolerance OB fold protein → MKKSAALLAVIALAATPVLAAQQGGFIDPNAPTAQVKSGGFKADNTSVVTVKQAEEMKDDSWITVRGTLEKQIGDEDYQFRDATGTMKVEIDHKRWNGLTISPKDQVELTGELDKDFNSIELDVKQVRKLP, encoded by the coding sequence ATGAAAAAGTCTGCAGCTCTATTAGCCGTTATCGCGCTGGCCGCTACGCCGGTACTTGCCGCCCAGCAGGGTGGCTTTATTGATCCGAATGCACCAACGGCGCAGGTTAAGTCTGGTGGTTTCAAAGCTGATAACACCAGTGTTGTTACGGTGAAACAGGCCGAAGAGATGAAAGACGATAGCTGGATTACCGTGCGCGGTACGCTAGAGAAGCAAATTGGTGATGAGGATTATCAGTTCCGTGATGCCACTGGCACCATGAAGGTCGAAATCGATCATAAGCGCTGGAACGGTTTAACCATCTCACCGAAGGATCAGGTAGAACTGACCGGTGAACTGGATAAAGATTTCAACTCCATCGAACTGGACGTGAAACAGGTGCGTAAACTGCCATAA
- the rbsB gene encoding ribose ABC transporter substrate-binding protein RbsB, whose amino-acid sequence MKKLTALAVILGATLSAGAMAKDTIALVVSTLNNPFFVSLKDGAQKEADQLGYNLVVLDSQNNPAKELANVQDLTVRGTKLLLINPTDSDAVGNAVKMANQANIPVITLDRVAAQGTVVSHVASDNRFGGKMAGDFIAKKLGEGAKIIELQGIAGTSAARERGEGFKQAADAHKFNILASQPADFDRTKGLNVMQNLLQGHPDVQAVFAQNDEMALGALRALQTAGKTDVLVVGFDGTADGVKAVESGKLTATVAQMPDKIGVIGVQTADKVLKGEKVQSVNPVDLKLVTK is encoded by the coding sequence ATGAAAAAGTTAACTGCATTGGCCGTCATTCTTGGCGCTACCCTCAGTGCTGGCGCGATGGCTAAGGACACCATTGCTCTGGTGGTTTCAACCCTGAATAATCCGTTCTTTGTGTCACTGAAAGATGGCGCACAGAAAGAAGCTGATCAACTGGGTTATAACCTTGTAGTGCTGGATTCGCAGAACAACCCGGCGAAAGAGCTGGCGAACGTGCAGGATCTGACGGTGCGCGGCACCAAGCTGCTGCTGATCAACCCAACCGATTCTGATGCAGTGGGCAACGCCGTTAAGATGGCGAACCAGGCGAACATTCCGGTGATCACCCTGGACCGTGTTGCTGCACAAGGTACCGTGGTGAGTCACGTTGCTTCTGACAACCGCTTCGGCGGCAAAATGGCCGGTGACTTCATCGCCAAAAAGCTGGGCGAAGGCGCGAAAATCATTGAACTGCAGGGTATTGCCGGTACTTCTGCAGCGCGCGAGCGTGGCGAAGGCTTCAAACAGGCGGCTGATGCGCACAAATTCAATATTCTGGCGAGCCAGCCTGCTGACTTTGACCGTACCAAAGGTTTGAACGTGATGCAGAACCTGCTGCAGGGACATCCGGATGTACAGGCTGTTTTTGCTCAGAACGACGAAATGGCGTTGGGCGCGCTGCGTGCGCTGCAAACTGCCGGGAAAACTGACGTGCTGGTGGTGGGCTTCGATGGCACCGCTGACGGTGTGAAGGCGGTAGAATCGGGTAAACTGACCGCTACTGTGGCACAGATGCCAGATAAGATTGGCGTGATTGGCGTGCAGACTGCCGATAAAGTATTGAAAGGTGAGAAGGTGCAGTCGGTGAACCCGGTTGACCTGAAGCTGGTGACCAAATAA
- the rbsA gene encoding ribose ABC transporter ATP-binding protein RbsA has translation MQPLLQLKGIEKSFPGVKALNGASLAVYPGRVMALVGENGAGKSTMMKVLTGIYSMDAGSMQWLGKDVAFSGPKASQEAGIGIIHQELNLIPQLTVAENIFLGREFVNRFGRIEWKKMYAAADALLKRLNLRFSSHKLVGDLSIGDQQMVEIAKVLSFESKVIIMDEPTDALTDTETLSLFRVINELKAQGCGIVYISHRMKEIFEICDDVTVFRDGQFIAERAVSDLSEESLIEMMVGRKLEDQYPRIDQQPGEIRLKVENLSGPGVDDVSFTLRKGEILGVSGLMGAGRTELMKVLYGALPRSKGKVTLNGREIMTRSPQDGLANGIVYISEDRKRDGLVLGMSVKENMSLTALRYFSTGAGNLRHSDEQLAVGDFIRLFNVKTPSMEQPIGLLSGGNQQKVAIARGLMTRPDVLILDEPTRGVDVGAKKEIYQLINQFKAEGLSIILVSSEMPEVLGMSDRIVVMHEGHLSGEFSREQATQESLMAAAVGKQHSEELVV, from the coding sequence ATGCAACCGCTATTGCAACTCAAAGGGATTGAAAAGTCGTTTCCTGGCGTGAAAGCGCTGAATGGCGCCTCGCTTGCCGTCTATCCTGGCCGCGTCATGGCGCTGGTGGGTGAAAACGGTGCCGGTAAATCCACCATGATGAAAGTGCTTACCGGCATTTACAGCATGGACGCCGGTTCCATGCAGTGGCTAGGTAAGGATGTGGCGTTCTCTGGCCCAAAAGCGTCTCAGGAAGCGGGCATTGGCATCATCCATCAGGAACTGAACCTGATTCCACAACTGACTGTTGCCGAGAATATTTTCCTTGGCCGTGAATTTGTTAACCGCTTTGGCCGCATCGAATGGAAAAAGATGTACGCCGCGGCGGATGCGCTGTTAAAGCGCCTCAATCTGCGTTTTAGCAGCCACAAGCTGGTGGGCGATTTGTCGATTGGCGATCAGCAGATGGTCGAGATCGCCAAAGTGCTCAGCTTCGAGTCGAAAGTCATCATTATGGATGAACCGACCGATGCGCTAACCGATACCGAAACGCTGTCGTTGTTCCGCGTGATTAATGAACTGAAAGCGCAGGGCTGCGGCATCGTCTATATCTCGCACCGCATGAAAGAGATCTTCGAGATTTGCGATGACGTCACCGTGTTCCGCGATGGGCAGTTTATCGCCGAGCGTGCGGTCAGCGATCTGAGCGAAGAGAGCCTGATCGAGATGATGGTCGGCCGCAAGCTGGAAGATCAATATCCGCGCATCGATCAACAGCCGGGTGAGATCCGCTTAAAAGTAGAAAACCTGAGCGGGCCGGGCGTCGATGATGTCAGCTTTACGCTGCGCAAAGGGGAAATCCTTGGCGTGTCCGGCCTGATGGGCGCGGGCCGGACCGAATTGATGAAAGTGCTGTATGGCGCCTTGCCGCGCAGCAAAGGCAAAGTGACGCTGAATGGCCGCGAGATCATGACCCGCTCACCGCAGGATGGCTTAGCAAACGGCATCGTTTATATCTCTGAAGACCGCAAGCGCGATGGCCTGGTGCTTGGCATGTCGGTGAAAGAGAACATGTCGCTGACCGCGCTGCGCTATTTCAGTACCGGCGCGGGCAATCTCCGACACAGTGACGAGCAGCTGGCGGTGGGCGATTTTATCCGCCTGTTCAACGTCAAAACCCCCTCAATGGAGCAGCCGATTGGCCTGCTGTCCGGTGGTAATCAGCAAAAAGTAGCGATTGCGCGCGGTCTGATGACGCGCCCCGATGTGCTGATTCTTGATGAGCCGACACGCGGCGTCGATGTCGGGGCGAAAAAAGAGATCTATCAGTTAATTAACCAGTTTAAAGCCGAAGGGCTGAGCATCATTTTGGTGTCGTCAGAAATGCCGGAAGTGCTGGGCATGAGCGATCGCATCGTGGTGATGCATGAAGGCCATCTGAGTGGCGAATTTTCCCGTGAGCAGGCTACCCAGGAATCCCTGATGGCGGCGGCAGTCGGTAAGCAACACAGCGAGGAGTTAGTAGTATGA
- the rbsK gene encoding ribokinase, with the protein MTTSAKLAVLGSINADHILNLAHFPRPGETVIGKQYQIAFGGKGANQAVAAGRAGADIAFIACVGADDIGARIRQQLQQDRIDTAPVEIVADEATGVAMIFVNGEGENNIGIYSGANAALTPARVAHHQQVIADADALLMQLESPLESVLAAAKIAREQHTQVILNPAPATQLSDELLGLIDIITPNETEAEILTGIAVKSDEDAARAAQALHAKGIATVLITLGRRGVWLSEQGNGVRIPGFSVQAIDTIAAGDTFNGAFITARLEGVAMHDAVRFAHAAAAIAVTRPGAQPSVPWRTEIDAFLQQQG; encoded by the coding sequence ATGACCACAAGCGCAAAACTGGCCGTTCTCGGCAGCATCAATGCCGATCACATCCTTAACCTCGCCCACTTTCCGCGTCCGGGCGAAACGGTGATCGGCAAACAGTATCAAATTGCCTTTGGCGGCAAAGGGGCCAATCAGGCAGTAGCCGCTGGCCGTGCAGGGGCTGATATTGCATTTATTGCGTGTGTCGGTGCCGATGATATTGGTGCACGCATTCGTCAGCAGCTGCAGCAAGACCGCATTGATACTGCGCCGGTCGAAATCGTCGCGGATGAAGCCACCGGGGTGGCGATGATCTTCGTCAATGGCGAAGGCGAAAATAATATCGGTATTTATTCCGGCGCCAATGCGGCCCTAACCCCTGCCCGCGTTGCGCATCATCAGCAGGTCATTGCCGATGCAGATGCGTTGCTGATGCAGCTGGAATCGCCACTGGAAAGCGTACTGGCAGCGGCGAAAATTGCCCGTGAGCAGCATACCCAGGTGATTCTCAATCCCGCGCCAGCCACACAACTCTCTGATGAGCTGCTCGGATTGATTGACATCATCACGCCAAATGAAACTGAGGCAGAAATTCTCACCGGTATCGCGGTAAAGAGCGATGAAGACGCAGCGCGTGCCGCGCAGGCATTGCATGCCAAAGGTATTGCTACCGTGTTAATCACGTTGGGCCGTCGCGGCGTGTGGCTGAGTGAACAAGGAAACGGCGTGCGTATTCCGGGCTTCAGCGTGCAGGCCATCGATACCATCGCTGCGGGCGATACCTTTAACGGTGCGTTTATCACCGCGCGTCTGGAAGGCGTAGCGATGCATGATGCCGTGCGTTTCGCCCATGCCGCCGCCGCGATTGCGGTGACGCGTCCGGGCGCTCAACCCTCAGTGCCGTGGCGCACTGAGATCGACGCCTTCCTGCAACAACAGGGCTAA